Part of the Spea bombifrons isolate aSpeBom1 chromosome 3, aSpeBom1.2.pri, whole genome shotgun sequence genome, TGGTCCATAATCACCTACGGTACGCCAAGTATTTGCTATCTCACTTCCCGGAGGAGGCGCTGAAGGTCCCGGGGATCAAATTCTGCTGCTGCCCTCCTTCTGCCCCCCACCTGGCTCTGGCCGTTACCTACGACAGAAGAGATATTTTGATTATGATCATAAAGATGGTCCATAAGCTACCTAGTCTTCAGTCCTACATCAACAGAGCCAGCTGCTTTCATCTTTCGGATGGGAAAACCCCGCTACACTTGGCGTGCGAACTGCTGAGCGCCGAGACCGTCTTAATCCTCCTGGGCAACGGGGCTTCCCCGAGGATCTTGGACCGTAAAGGGGAAACCCCTTTGGATATAATCCTGGAGCAGCTGTGGAGTTCAAAGGTCAACGTGGTCTCCAAAAAGCTCTGCCTGGATTACCTCCTCCTGTTTTCACCATCCTTGAATTTCAAGATGAGAAAGATCCTGCAGGAGAATCCCGAATTTTGGGCTCCCTTGCTCGGAGAGGACAAATTCAACTACCTGGTGGGGAATAAACCGGCTACATTGTATCTACGGGCCATGCAAACCATTCTGCAGTGCCTGCAACCTTCTCATTTCCCAAAGAGCATCAAAGCCCTTCCCATCCCGCAAGCGTTAAAGCCACTGCCAGGGTCACGCTAGAAGTCAGATCCTGGGGTCAGTCCTGCTCTTTGTTAATTCTAAACGGAaaagaagaataataataaaaaaatacatattttaatcagATTGGTTTTATACAAGGTCACTTTCTCTGCAGACACGGATCGGCCCACGCGGACATGCTATTGATTGATGTCAGTGTAAGGGTGGGGTCCGTATCATGGAGCTTCAGAAGAGGGAATAGACAGAGGGTTGTGTGCGCATGAGAGGCGTCTTCGCCTATGAGTGGTGCTAACACTAGGGGGAGCCCTAGAGAGTCAGATCAATGTGTCAGATTGCTTGCATTGCTAAAAGCACTCCAGTAAGcagtgggggagggggagggagcgCCTAGTTGTCAGAGaccctaaggctggccctgttAACTGATaactgtctgttttttttttaaaataatgccaTAAAATCTGAGAATTCATCACAAATTTGTATGTTAAGAGCGTATAGATGTGTctaactcctatcatgctcattAGGCCGCTGGACTAACGCGAAAGGAGTCGTACTGCTTGGATGACCAACAGCGGTGtcataaatcattttatgtGACCCCCTGCGAgaatatatacctgtatatttcTGAATAtggcaaatatgttttattacgtAGCCTGTAACatgtaagggt contains:
- the LOC128483060 gene encoding ankyrin repeat domain-containing protein 9-like, with the protein product MCSNQVSLQDEQCRFYSYMFYQAVRDQEPVWKLEEMRTMEYFHWEEDASLRCYSPSDALMYAVVHNHLRYAKYLLSHFPEEALKVPGIKFCCCPPSAPHLALAVTYDRRDILIMIIKMVHKLPSLQSYINRASCFHLSDGKTPLHLACELLSAETVLILLGNGASPRILDRKGETPLDIILEQLWSSKVNVVSKKLCLDYLLLFSPSLNFKMRKILQENPEFWAPLLGEDKFNYLVGNKPATLYLRAMQTILQCLQPSHFPKSIKALPIPQALKPLPGSR